A segment of the Carya illinoinensis cultivar Pawnee chromosome 1, C.illinoinensisPawnee_v1, whole genome shotgun sequence genome:
CATCTTGCTACTTGACAAGATTCCTTTGAATTCTTTGGTTCTTGATCGACCTATTAAAGAAGAAGTCCGAGGTACTTTTCATATACGGTCGTGACTCTGATGCCTGCATTTCTGATTATTCTGTCTCTCGTGGCAATCTGTGTATTCTTACAATTAAGCCATTGAATAACAAGAATGGGTCAAACCTGAAATAAGCTTGTTACAACTACAAATAAAGCCCTACATGTTCTTAAAATAAAACCCATATAAACTCCTAAACGCCCACAGGGCCCACAACATAAAGTCAGACACGACTAACTCGCTGCTGTCGACTACCTCCCTTTGCTGCCGTGAAACTTGCCTGAAGCCTAAGAGATCCCTAACAGAAATCTTGTTCGCGGCGTTTTGTTTCAGCTCCTCAATCGCATATGAAAGCCATACACTTTGATTTCAAGGAGGCGAAAGTTCAATGAGATTCCGTTGACATAACTCATGTAAGATAATCGTCTTTGCCGTATCTTGTTTCCCATTCGTTTCTGTCATTGTTCATTTTCTGTGCTAAATCGACctaataaacatataaaagtaCGTTTTAGAAGAAGTATAATTTCTACTATGCTCGACTGAGGTGAAATTTCGGATGCGTGCTTCTCACTGTCTTGAAACTGTACCTTTGCTTGACGCCTTCACGGATTCTGACCATTTGACTTGTGAACCTTCTTAGAAATAGTGATTTGATGTCAGTGCCTTATATCGGAAAATATGTCATATGGTCAACCATTTGCCAACAACACCATCCCTCTTTTCATCAGCTTAATGGGCtttcttttagatttatttcttagtgttattttttgtttgcGAACTTTTTATCCTTTTATCACTTtccccttttgttttctttcttccaaatatGCTGTTCAGCTTGTTAATCCCTGCAATTTAGGGAACATGTGGGTCAATCTATTATTCCCGGATTGCCGGATGACCTGGCTTTGAGATGTTTGGCAAAGATGTCCCATGGATACCATGGAATGCTTGAAACCGTCTCAAGAAGCTGGAGAGATTTAATCCGCAGCCCCGAATATGCCAACTTTAAAGCTAGACAAGGACGTTGTGGGGATTGGCTATTTGTTCTTACTGAAGGGTCGAGCAATGAGTGGGTTGCCTATGATCCTGAGGCTGATAGATGGCATCCTATACCCAAGATCCCAATTGGTCATGTTGACTGCCAACATGTTGGATTTTCTTGTGTTAGTGTCTACAATATGTTTTTTGTGATTGGTGGGTCTTATCTGCCACATAATCCTGCATTTCCCCATCAAAGGCCTTTCATAACAAATGACGTTGTGCATTTTGATCCGTACAAGAAACAATGGACTCGCATGGCAAGTATGCGAACACCACGATCTAATTTTGCGTGCAGTGTTGTTTCTGGTAAGGTTTATGTAGCTGGCGGACACAACTTATCTTGCACCCGAGGGCTTGCTCTTGCCGAGGTTTATGATCCTATGACAGACAAGTATGttcatatataaattttcaTCTAGATTTCACAAAAGTTTATTGTTACATGCTATTTTTTGTATGTATTGAGGTATTTTTCTTGCACAGGTTATATTTGGTGGGTATTCAATCTAGCATGAACTTTTTCCAACTGTTCAACTCCTTACTTTGTTTTTGCTGGTTTGATAGAAATTCagttctcatttattttcttaaaacattttttagttCATAATAAGTTCATTTGATTGGCAAaagcaaataagttaatatgtGATTTAAATTTGTTCCTGCTTTTTATTATGTTAATGCCCTATATTAGCCATAACCAATCATAAGTTGCAGATGGGAGGAACTGCCGCCACTGTCCAATCCACAGATGGACTGCTTAGGTTTATCatataaaggaaaattctatattcTGAGTGACCAGGTGGGCCTGACTGACCAAAGAACTTTCGAGGTTTTTAGTCCATCGAATAGAACATGGTGCATAGTGGACGATATATGGCCTTTCTCGAGGGCAATGCAATTTGCGGTTCAGGTAATAGGGGATGATCGTGTATATACTGTAGTCGATTGGGGCGATAGCTTCATTAGAACAAGGGATACTGAACAAGGAGAGTGGTATGATGTCGGCTCAGTTCCTCCTGTTGTTCTTTCTGACCACTCCCGCCCAATGGAGGCCTTTGGTTACGGGTTTGCTGCATTAAGGgatgaattatatattttaggagGGAAGGTTCTCAAGTGGGAAGAATCAGGAGGTGGGAGGTTTGACATTGTAAAGTTGGGTTTGGTAAGGGTTTGTAATCCTTCTGTCACACCATTAGGATGGAGGGAAACTAGACCCATGTGTGGATCAGCACGTGGATCTATTGTTGGATGTGCATCCTTGGAAGAAAAttcttcatttccctcaaaggtaatgtaaattttgatgttGAACTAACTTTAGTTATAAGCCTTAGCTATGGTTTTGTTGATTATTGTGCAAAACCCTGGCATAAACTTCAGGCGAGAGCCTTTGAGAGTAATCCACCCAATTCATTGGTTTTGCCTTTTGTGAATTGAGCTACTTTATGTTTAAACCTTTTTTGGGGGGGTATATTAGGCATTACAGTATGTTTTTGCTTCAAAGATGTATAACTACCTAGAAACTCTCTTGTGTGGCATATATCCTGTTTTTTTAAGTCAATAAGAGTGTCTTTTCTTTTAGAAATGTGGGTTGTTTTTTCCTCTTATTGCATGATCATGAATCGCAAGGAACTCATTCTATTTCTCGAAGAGCAATAAGTATTTGATGATGTTAGATTTACAATACTGCTGACATTTATGTCTATTTTTCTCCCTATGTTGTTTGCTATCAgtatactttttctttttctattttcatctTGAGTTTCCCAGGTTTCTTTTATAacatagagattttttttttttttttaaataaagcaaCATGGATTTGGTTATTGATATTGTCTTTCTAAGAagaaagtttttcttttcttctggtactttcccccttttttttatatactttatgaTACTGGTAAACTTCGTATTCTAACCATTCTCAGTTTTTAGTAAAGAACACAAAGTATCCGCTGataaattgtctcatttttcaGGGTATGTATTGTTAGAGAAGGCAAATAAAGACTCATTTTCACTATGGCGAAAGAAAAATCTGGGGTTTCTAACCATTTATTGAGTCCAATACTTAAGCATAGTTAGCAGTACGGGTTGCTTCTCAAGACACTGAACGACGAGTGCAAGAAACAGGGGCAATGGATTGGTACTGAGGTGGTTGAAAGATTTAGCGAGATTGGTGTATCTTTTGGAGTGCATCTATCCAGAATAGTGACTGTTATCAGGCAGGGCATTGGAGCATAGTGATAGTGCTCCATCTTCTCGTATTACTATCCTTTTCACTTGGTTATATCACATGGGTTGTGCAGTTTTTAGGATTTGCTGCCTTTTACTCGATTGTTCTTATAATGTAGCAAGGGATTATTGATTTATGTAATTCAAGGATGTAGTTTGGTGCTCCTTTATGCATTTCTCTTGAATACATTCTATGTACTtggactcctttttttttttttttttttttttttttggggtgtgTCTTAGgtaagaagaaaaggaaataacTCTTCAAATAAGATTGTACTCTTCGTTACGCCCTCTGCCTCATCCTGTTGCCTCGTGTTCTCGCCATGGTTCACTGAGTTTGATATGTGGACTGTGGAGTATTTCCCTTGCTGCAGCCTAATTAATTGAATCCTGGCTGTCTGATGGACTTGCACATTCTTGGTGCTTTTATTCATTGTACAGAACTAAGGCCATAATTAGATATTCAACATAGATGAATTTTGTGGGCACAAATTTTGGGGAATTGCAAATGTGAGATGCTACAGAGAAATTAACCCATGCATTTTTTGACCTGTAAACAAAAGAATTTTGGATTTGTTCATCACTTGATTCACTTCCACGTGATATGTAATTCTCTCTTTCGTTTTGGTTGGTATGACTGCTGAAATCGTCTTTCTGAAGGTTCCTGCCGATCCTGGCCAGAGTTTCTGGTCATTTTTTCGTTGCAACCATGAAATATTGTTCTTGTTATAGTTTTTTATTGAATGTAATCATAAACAAAAATGCTTTACTCCCTGAAGCACCATGGTTGACTGAAGCACACAAATCTAGATGCGGCCAATTTAAGGAAGAGAAAGGAACTTCGAATGAGGTATTCTGGCcatgtatttaatttaattttttatttttatttttacttaatgattaaaaaaagtaatttttaatgtattgatgtattttttttattttttaaaaatatttaaatatgttaaaaaatgaaaagaaaatgaaaaaaaaataaaaagaacaaattTTTACTAGTGGTCACGCCCAGCGGTAATAGCTGAGCGGTAGGCTAGTATCACTCATacaatatatgtgtttttagcGCAAGATTTTGAGTTGTAACAGTGGGATGTGGATTGggttaaaaataacatttaatcCATTAATTTTGGTGATGTTGATGCTAGCTAACGCAATTTACAAGGGGAGGAAGCAAGGCCGGCTCAATAAATTTTGAGGCTTAAGGTGAGAAGATAAAATAGGGCCTTTTTCttgtatcaaattaaattaggttatatttaattatatttttatttaaaaattattcttcttACTTTTTGAGATAAGAAAttgctaattaaatttttatattcaagttcTTCTAATATCTCTTTCTTATTTGATAATATGGCTAGTTCATTTAATCTTTTCTGAGATATTGTAGATCTTAGATaagattttatcaattttaattttgaaaaacttgttTATGCAGAAGCAACAATTATAGGTACTGTCAATAAGATTCTATAAGCGATACATGCATTTAGAAAAGAATCAagtctttttatataatttaatatatcaatcgGAGTGTTTTCTTCTATtggtaaaatttcttttaaaacttttagttcataaaataaaactaaaccaTTAATATCATATTTCAAAAAGCTTTCAagactaacacattttttttgcAAACTACCATTGTCAagtgatttcatttttttgaaattaaataaaaagctaaaaatattttcatatatttgaaattgttcaaacctATTTTGAATTGAAGAAATTGCTTGATCTactataaataagaaataattaattctaaaagATTTTTCAGCAGATTGTGTTGTTTCTTTATTGACATTTTCatcaaactatttttttctataaattatTCACTTTTCTCTAAATACAAGTTCTATTTCTATACTAATTGCAATCTCTTTCGGTGAAATCATAGCGGATTTAAatccattttttctataatcttgaaaataagaaataagatCTTTCAACTGATCAATGGCAACATCAATATGCATATCTTTTGATTGCATACTTTTACTTACAGTATTGACCGCAAATAATATATCATGACTCATGAGTGATGAGACTTGAAGTCTTCAAGATAGGCTGCTTCACACAGTGACACAAACGTGTCTTCCTTTATAACCATAAAACTTTCTTGTATAGTACTTGTCTAACAGTCTAAAGCAAATTTTTTAGAAATCAGATTAATACACAAGTCCATAGTAGAGTAGAGACAACAGTTTAACATCTTGCAAGTGCGATGTAGCAATCGGAGACCGGCCAGTGCCAAATACAAGTAATAAGAGAGTTTGAGATTAGATCATGGAGGCCAGAGCACAAGAGAGATGAAGTAAAATGTATAACTTTCAGCCATTTGAGATATGAAAGTGATTTTTTATATGCTCCAATTTTTTTTGACAGAGATTGTaacatatttttcttaatttattgtgaCTTTTGACTTTCCCATGTGAATTTACAGAGTTtctgtttgtttcttttcttttcttttctttttttaaacaatagagttggatttttttttttttcattttgtttagtttagataattttttttaaatattttttaataattaactttttaatattttgtgggCCTTTTTAACTGTGGGGCCTTAGGCAACTGCCTAAGTCGCCTTGTGAATCAGCCGGCCCTAGGAGGAAGGGGTTGATATTGAAGATGTTTGTGGGTGCAAGCAAACATCATTGTTGGCTGTAAACTTTTGGAAGGCTTTGGCGGCATCTCTAGCCCCAAGCCATTTTCGTGAACGCCCGGAATCTTTACACTTGAAGAAATGCTAACCACATT
Coding sequences within it:
- the LOC122316589 gene encoding F-box/kelch-repeat protein At1g16250 isoform X1, translating into MEHVGQSIIPGLPDDLALRCLAKMSHGYHGMLETVSRSWRDLIRSPEYANFKARQGRCGDWLFVLTEGSSNEWVAYDPEADRWHPIPKIPIGHVDCQHVGFSCVSVYNMFFVIGGSYLPHNPAFPHQRPFITNDVVHFDPYKKQWTRMASMRTPRSNFACSVVSGKVYVAGGHNLSCTRGLALAEVYDPMTDKWEELPPLSNPQMDCLGLSYKGKFYILSDQVGLTDQRTFEVFSPSNRTWCIVDDIWPFSRAMQFAVQVIGDDRVYTVVDWGDSFIRTRDTEQGEWYDVGSVPPVVLSDHSRPMEAFGYGFAALRDELYILGGKVLKWEESGGGRFDIVKLGLVRVCNPSVTPLGWRETRPMCGSARGSIVGCASLEENSSFPSKGMYC
- the LOC122316589 gene encoding F-box/kelch-repeat protein At1g16250 isoform X2 → MSHGYHGMLETVSRSWRDLIRSPEYANFKARQGRCGDWLFVLTEGSSNEWVAYDPEADRWHPIPKIPIGHVDCQHVGFSCVSVYNMFFVIGGSYLPHNPAFPHQRPFITNDVVHFDPYKKQWTRMASMRTPRSNFACSVVSGKVYVAGGHNLSCTRGLALAEVYDPMTDKWEELPPLSNPQMDCLGLSYKGKFYILSDQVGLTDQRTFEVFSPSNRTWCIVDDIWPFSRAMQFAVQVIGDDRVYTVVDWGDSFIRTRDTEQGEWYDVGSVPPVVLSDHSRPMEAFGYGFAALRDELYILGGKVLKWEESGGGRFDIVKLGLVRVCNPSVTPLGWRETRPMCGSARGSIVGCASLEENSSFPSKGMYC